From a region of the Candidatus Methylomirabilis limnetica genome:
- the phnE gene encoding phosphonate ABC transporter, permease protein PhnE — protein MVHTPTRATGHAGAKRRDLLSPPNLIFLAGFLILMAWSYVGTEFSLRGLLGGESASQILTYTKRLFPPDLSKDFLLKTGYWILETFAMSFLGTILAVLIAFSLVFLSSRNLMFAGLLFEMERHRPWVRALRTALYLIAKATLNLLRTVPHLVWALILVFAIGLGPFPGMLALGIHTGGVLGRLFGEVMENVETQPIEALQATGAGRLQILFYGILPQVLPECVAYTLYRWEVNIREAVILGYVGAGGLGQQIQIAISLFLEHRLLTLIIAIYLIVTAVDALSASIRSRIA, from the coding sequence ATGGTCCATACCCCTACGCGGGCCACGGGTCACGCTGGAGCGAAGAGGCGCGATCTCCTCTCCCCCCCCAATCTGATATTCCTCGCGGGCTTCCTCATCCTCATGGCCTGGAGCTATGTGGGAACCGAGTTCTCGCTGCGCGGACTGCTGGGCGGGGAGAGTGCATCCCAGATCCTGACCTACACCAAGAGACTCTTTCCGCCTGATCTATCCAAAGACTTCTTGCTCAAGACCGGCTACTGGATCCTCGAGACCTTCGCCATGTCGTTTCTCGGGACGATCCTGGCGGTTCTGATCGCCTTTTCCCTCGTCTTCCTCTCCAGTCGCAACCTGATGTTCGCCGGGCTGCTGTTCGAGATGGAGCGGCACCGTCCGTGGGTTCGAGCGCTCCGCACCGCCCTATACCTCATCGCCAAGGCTACCCTTAACCTCCTCCGGACCGTCCCCCATCTTGTCTGGGCGCTGATCCTCGTCTTTGCGATCGGCCTCGGCCCGTTCCCAGGGATGCTCGCTCTGGGGATTCACACGGGCGGAGTCTTGGGCAGGCTGTTTGGAGAGGTGATGGAGAATGTCGAGACCCAGCCGATCGAGGCACTGCAGGCGACCGGAGCCGGCCGGTTACAGATCCTGTTCTACGGCATCCTCCCCCAGGTCCTGCCGGAGTGTGTCGCCTATACCCTGTATCGCTGGGAGGTGAACATCCGGGAGGCGGTCATCCTCGGCTACGTCGGGGCGGGGGGGCTAGGCCAGCAGATCCAGATCGCCATCAGTCTTTTTCTAGAGCATCGCCTGCTCACCCTCATCATCGCGATCTATCTCATTGTGACGGCCGTCGACGCCCTCAGCGCCTCCATAAGGAGCCGAATTGCCTAA
- the egtD gene encoding L-histidine N(alpha)-methyltransferase translates to MENERYTCITLRNALDTLADDIRQALTAPRKWLPCKYFYDPTGNALFEQICELPEYYLTRTETAILKQHAVHIIGRCPSDLTLVELGSGSSTKSRYLIESCLARQQDLTYYAVDISPAGLENGTRQLLDNYPRLRVVGVAAEFADGLGYLTTHASGPRLVAFLGSTIGNFTEEDIARFFTMLRRHLRPMDRLLLGVDLIKDPAVLEAAYDDAQGVTAKFNLNILARLNRELSANFDLATFRHRAVWNHERGRIEMNLVSVRNQRVRIGDLNLDIDFRQDETIHTENCYKYSQSGMESLLTRHGFQVLGHFSDPRDQFCLFLAS, encoded by the coding sequence ATGGAAAATGAACGATATACTTGCATTACGCTAAGGAACGCTCTGGACACGCTGGCCGACGATATCCGGCAGGCACTCACCGCGCCCAGGAAGTGGCTCCCCTGCAAATACTTCTACGATCCGACAGGGAACGCCCTGTTCGAGCAAATCTGCGAGTTGCCAGAGTATTACCTGACCAGAACCGAAACTGCCATCTTGAAGCAGCACGCTGTTCACATCATCGGGCGCTGTCCATCGGACCTCACGCTGGTCGAACTGGGTAGCGGCAGCTCCACGAAGAGCCGATATCTGATCGAGTCATGCCTGGCTCGGCAGCAGGATCTCACCTACTATGCCGTTGACATCTCGCCAGCCGGATTGGAGAATGGAACCCGACAGCTATTGGACAACTACCCGCGCCTGAGGGTTGTGGGGGTGGCGGCCGAATTTGCCGATGGGCTTGGCTACCTTACCACACACGCAAGCGGACCTCGGTTAGTCGCGTTTCTTGGATCCACTATCGGCAACTTCACGGAAGAAGATATCGCCCGGTTTTTCACGATGCTCCGTCGCCATCTTCGTCCGATGGATCGGCTCCTGCTAGGCGTTGATCTGATCAAAGACCCGGCTGTCCTTGAAGCAGCCTATGACGATGCCCAAGGCGTCACCGCGAAGTTCAATCTCAACATTCTCGCCCGGCTCAATCGTGAGTTATCTGCAAACTTCGATCTGGCAACATTTCGGCACCGGGCGGTGTGGAATCACGAGCGTGGCCGAATAGAGATGAACCTGGTCAGTGTACGCAATCAACGCGTCAGGATCGGCGATCTGAACCTTGACATCGATTTTCGCCAGGATGAAACGATCCACACAGAAAACTGCTACAAGTACTCCCAGTCGGGAATGGAATCGTTGCTCACGCGCCACGGATTTCAGGTTCTTGGTCACTTTAGCGATCCTCGGGATCAATTTTGTCTTTTCCTGGCCTCTTGA
- a CDS encoding ATP-binding cassette domain-containing protein, translating into MNDLPTIEFDHVHYRAPSGAVVLDDVSFTVKRGEVLVLVGRSGVGKTTILRLINRLLVPIAGEVRVEGRATPEWDPIALRRRTGYVLQEVGLFPHMTIGRNIGVVPRLDGWPEPRIHARCQELLELVGLDPSTFEGRFPHELSGGQRQRVGFARAIAADPPVILMDEPFGALDPLTRAELHREFHRIQDQLRKTVVMVSHDMGEAFALATKLGVLDQGRLVALDTPEVIARAGDPRIRMFLDALPPVPVIARDTD; encoded by the coding sequence ATGAACGACCTGCCTACGATTGAGTTTGATCACGTACACTACCGAGCCCCTAGCGGCGCGGTGGTTCTTGATGATGTCAGCTTCACCGTGAAGCGCGGCGAGGTGCTCGTCCTGGTGGGCCGCAGCGGCGTCGGTAAGACGACCATCCTGCGGCTGATCAATCGTCTCCTCGTACCGATCGCCGGCGAGGTTCGGGTCGAGGGTCGGGCAACGCCCGAGTGGGACCCGATCGCCTTGCGTCGCCGAACCGGCTATGTGCTGCAGGAGGTCGGCCTGTTTCCACACATGACCATCGGCCGCAACATCGGGGTCGTGCCGCGCCTGGACGGGTGGCCGGAACCCCGTATCCATGCGCGCTGCCAGGAGCTGCTGGAGCTTGTCGGGCTTGATCCATCCACCTTTGAAGGACGGTTCCCCCACGAGCTCTCAGGTGGCCAACGCCAACGAGTGGGGTTCGCGAGGGCGATTGCCGCTGACCCCCCCGTAATCTTGATGGATGAGCCGTTCGGTGCGCTCGATCCGCTCACGCGCGCCGAACTGCATCGCGAGTTCCACCGCATTCAGGATCAGCTCCGCAAGACCGTCGTCATGGTGTCGCACGACATGGGTGAAGCCTTTGCGCTCGCCACGAAACTAGGGGTCCTGGATCAGGGACGCCTCGTGGCGCTTGATACTCCAGAAGTCATCGCCCGCGCCGGCGATCCAAGAATTCGGATGTTCCTCGATGCACTGCCGCCAGTGCCGGTCATCGCCCGTGACACTGATTAA
- a CDS encoding glycine betaine ABC transporter substrate-binding protein, whose product MTLINFWVAHRADMLGAIAQHLLLTLVATAAAIAIAVPLGIVAARRPRLGAVLLTFANIAQTVPSLAMFGFLVAAPLIGGVGARSALLVLILYALLPVMRNTVAGIQGIDRAARDAGVALGMTPKQLLLQVELPLAMPTMVAGVRVAAVGGVGAATIAAAIGAGGLGDYIFRGLSMTEPTLILAGAVPAALLALAVDASLGWLERAMTPGATRSRRVTARALVATGIALTLIVMGSFAVSGRWGPRVIIGSKNFSEQIILGELLAQVIERTTDLRVERRLNLGGTFISDQALRSGAIDAYVEYTGTALTAIFHQPTSRDHADVLARVIAAYAATDRTVLPSLGFNNTFAILVRAAEARRLNLTTISDAVAHTPSWKAAFGYEFLEREDGYKGLVQTYGLRFAETPHVMDLTLSYRALAGGSVDLIAGDATNGLIKGLDLTMLEDDRRYFPPYDAIPVVRTQTLAAHPALRTAIERLAGRISAEAMRQMNYDVDVSHRDAAVVAREFLDQLGLQSPAR is encoded by the coding sequence GTGACACTGATTAACTTCTGGGTCGCCCATCGCGCCGACATGCTCGGCGCAATTGCTCAGCATCTCCTGCTCACGCTGGTCGCGACCGCCGCAGCAATCGCCATCGCGGTGCCGCTCGGGATCGTGGCGGCACGGCGCCCTCGGCTGGGCGCGGTACTGCTGACCTTCGCCAATATCGCCCAGACGGTACCCAGCCTCGCCATGTTCGGGTTCCTGGTGGCGGCTCCGCTTATTGGAGGGGTTGGCGCCCGAAGCGCGCTGCTCGTGCTCATCCTCTATGCGCTGCTACCGGTCATGCGCAACACCGTTGCCGGTATCCAGGGGATCGATCGGGCCGCACGGGATGCGGGTGTAGCCCTTGGGATGACGCCGAAGCAGTTGCTGCTACAGGTTGAGCTACCGCTGGCGATGCCGACGATGGTGGCGGGGGTTCGCGTGGCAGCGGTGGGCGGCGTGGGGGCGGCCACGATTGCCGCCGCCATTGGCGCTGGAGGGCTCGGCGACTATATCTTCCGGGGCCTCTCCATGACCGAGCCGACCCTGATCCTGGCAGGGGCGGTACCGGCTGCGCTCCTCGCCCTCGCGGTGGACGCGTCGCTCGGATGGCTGGAGCGCGCCATGACACCGGGGGCCACCCGATCGCGGCGCGTGACTGCCCGCGCGCTGGTGGCTACCGGCATCGCGCTGACACTGATCGTGATGGGCAGCTTCGCCGTATCAGGGCGCTGGGGCCCTCGGGTCATCATCGGGTCGAAGAATTTTTCAGAACAGATCATCCTCGGCGAGCTGCTGGCCCAGGTGATCGAGCGGACTACCGATCTCAGGGTAGAGCGCCGTCTCAATCTCGGCGGCACGTTCATCAGCGATCAAGCGCTTCGCTCCGGCGCCATCGACGCCTACGTTGAGTACACGGGAACGGCCCTGACCGCGATCTTTCATCAGCCTACCTCACGGGATCACGCGGACGTACTCGCGCGCGTCATCGCAGCGTATGCGGCGACCGACCGTACGGTCCTGCCGTCGCTCGGCTTCAACAACACCTTCGCGATCCTCGTCCGGGCTGCCGAGGCACGCCGACTCAACCTCACAACGATCAGCGATGCGGTGGCGCATACGCCTAGCTGGAAGGCCGCCTTCGGGTACGAATTCCTGGAGCGCGAGGATGGCTACAAGGGACTGGTCCAGACCTACGGGCTACGATTCGCCGAGACGCCGCATGTGATGGATCTGACGCTGAGCTATCGAGCGCTCGCGGGAGGCTCTGTCGATCTGATCGCGGGCGATGCAACGAATGGACTGATCAAGGGGCTCGATCTGACCATGCTCGAGGATGACCGACGGTACTTCCCACCATACGACGCCATCCCCGTTGTGCGGACCCAGACGCTGGCAGCCCATCCGGCGCTTCGGACGGCGATCGAGCGATTAGCAGGACGGATCTCGGCGGAGGCGATGCGACAGATGAACTACGATGTAGATGTCAGCCACCGCGATGCCGCAGTCGTCGCGCGGGAGTTCCTTGACCAGCTTGGGTTACAGTCGCCGGCCCGGTAA
- a CDS encoding PIN domain-containing protein yields the protein MKILFDTSVLVAAIVGPHPLHAPAFRWLKRARAKEFDMLVAGHTLAELYAGLATLPISPRITPWIAGHLIHSDVETLAKMVSLSPSEYSSVVKRMVDLGLSGGVIYDAIIVMAAKKSRVDHVLTFNVDDFKRVWPEGADRLIAP from the coding sequence ATGAAAATCCTTTTTGATACCTCTGTCCTTGTGGCCGCGATTGTAGGACCGCACCCCCTGCATGCCCCTGCTTTCCGATGGCTCAAACGGGCAAGGGCGAAAGAGTTCGATATGCTGGTTGCCGGTCATACGCTGGCTGAGCTTTATGCGGGGTTGGCCACGTTGCCCATAAGCCCACGGATTACGCCATGGATAGCCGGACATCTGATCCACAGTGATGTTGAAACCCTGGCAAAGATGGTTTCCCTTTCACCTTCGGAGTACAGCTCTGTCGTCAAGCGGATGGTTGATCTGGGACTATCCGGAGGCGTGATTTATGATGCCATTATCGTCATGGCAGCGAAGAAATCCAGGGTTGATCACGTGTTAACATTCAATGTTGACGACTTCAAACGCGTGTGGCCTGAGGGCGCAGACCGTCTCATCGCGCCATAA
- a CDS encoding AbrB/MazE/SpoVT family DNA-binding domain-containing protein — protein METTLDRFGRVVIPKEIRDILGLKPGELLKVEQSDDEVILKPLREEIPIKVKDGLLVYAGTATGNLMEAVRAHREERIRRVSSPRRS, from the coding sequence ATGGAGACAACGTTGGATAGATTCGGTCGGGTGGTGATCCCAAAAGAAATCCGCGATATTCTCGGTCTAAAACCAGGAGAACTGTTAAAGGTCGAGCAATCGGATGACGAGGTGATTTTGAAGCCGTTGCGCGAAGAAATCCCAATCAAGGTGAAGGATGGCCTGCTGGTCTATGCAGGCACAGCAACAGGCAATCTGATGGAGGCTGTGAGGGCTCATCGCGAGGAACGCATCAGGAGGGTGTCTTCGCCGCGGAGATCATGA
- a CDS encoding DsbA family protein: MRISSAIAATTIAILTCTAAQATEITGDELKKALQENPNVLIEAIKANKKAIFDIIKQAGLEEQASMQKEAEEAERKASADSFKNPLKPVIDDKTRIRGEKDAKYTLVEYSDFQCPYCASAHHTVKELRKRHGKELRFIYKHLPLPFHAQAMPAAQWLEAVAIQSPEKAWKFHDILFENQSKLGVDFFKKTAKDLGIDVEKCEKDAESQAVKDRIAADIEEAKQFGFNGTPGFLLNGVPVKGAYPIEHFEEIIKKLAATKAN; the protein is encoded by the coding sequence ATGAGAATCAGTAGCGCCATAGCTGCCACGACGATCGCAATTCTGACCTGCACCGCCGCACAGGCCACGGAGATCACTGGCGACGAGCTTAAGAAGGCCCTGCAAGAGAATCCCAACGTACTCATCGAGGCGATCAAGGCCAACAAGAAAGCCATCTTCGACATCATCAAGCAGGCGGGGCTTGAGGAGCAGGCCAGCATGCAGAAGGAGGCAGAGGAGGCTGAAAGGAAGGCCTCCGCGGACTCCTTCAAGAACCCCCTCAAGCCCGTGATCGACGACAAGACCCGAATCCGCGGCGAGAAGGATGCCAAGTATACTCTGGTTGAGTATTCCGACTTCCAGTGTCCTTACTGTGCGAGCGCCCATCACACTGTCAAGGAGCTGAGAAAGAGGCACGGCAAGGAGCTGCGATTCATCTACAAGCACCTGCCCCTGCCCTTCCACGCCCAGGCAATGCCCGCCGCACAGTGGCTCGAGGCCGTCGCGATCCAGTCGCCTGAGAAGGCTTGGAAGTTCCACGACATCCTCTTCGAGAACCAATCCAAGCTCGGCGTCGACTTCTTCAAGAAGACCGCCAAGGATCTAGGCATCGACGTGGAGAAGTGCGAGAAGGATGCCGAGAGCCAGGCCGTGAAAGACCGCATCGCTGCGGACATTGAGGAAGCCAAGCAGTTCGGCTTCAACGGTACCCCCGGCTTCTTGCTCAACGGTGTTCCGGTGAAGGGCGCCTACCCGATCGAGCACTTCGAGGAGATCATCAAGAAGCTCGCCGCCACTAAAGCCAATTAG
- the nth gene encoding endonuclease III: protein MKQQKSDILTATPAKAKKILAIIESSYPDAHVTLDFTNPFQLLIATILAAQCTDERVNQVTKGLFKRYPTPQVLADADPVEMEEAIRSTGFYRNKARSIIGCCKKLVEEFGGLVPQTMEELITLPGVWRKTANIVLGNAFGITEGIAVDTHVTRVANRLGLAASNKPDEIEQQLCRVVPKEKWTLLTHLLVFHGRRICMARKPDCPHCPVRHLCSWPEKTI, encoded by the coding sequence GTGAAACAGCAAAAAAGCGATATCCTCACCGCTACCCCAGCTAAGGCCAAGAAAATCCTGGCCATCATCGAGTCATCCTATCCCGATGCCCACGTGACGCTCGACTTCACGAACCCATTCCAACTACTCATCGCGACAATCCTGGCTGCCCAGTGCACGGACGAGCGGGTGAATCAGGTTACGAAGGGGTTGTTCAAGCGGTATCCGACCCCACAGGTGCTTGCCGATGCTGACCCGGTAGAGATGGAGGAAGCGATCCGATCGACAGGCTTTTACCGGAACAAGGCCAGGAGCATCATCGGCTGCTGTAAGAAGCTGGTCGAGGAGTTCGGCGGGCTAGTGCCGCAGACGATGGAGGAACTAATCACGCTGCCCGGCGTATGGCGCAAGACGGCCAACATCGTCCTGGGCAACGCCTTCGGCATCACCGAGGGGATCGCGGTGGACACCCATGTCACGCGGGTGGCAAACCGCCTTGGCCTGGCCGCCAGCAACAAGCCGGATGAGATAGAGCAACAGCTCTGCCGGGTTGTGCCGAAAGAGAAGTGGACCCTCCTCACCCACCTGCTTGTCTTCCACGGTCGGCGCATCTGCATGGCCAGGAAGCCAGACTGCCCGCACTGCCCGGTCCGCCACCTCTGCTCCTGGCCGGAGAAAACCATCTGA
- a CDS encoding dihydroorotate dehydrogenase → MKPVVSRVKRPDLRVTVAGISMRNPVMTASGTFGYAQEFESYLDLSRLGAIVVKTITLHPRVGAQPSRIVETPAGMLNAIGLQNVGIEAFLREKLPYLIGLGPPVIVNIAGESVEDYVELAKRLSDQEGVSGIELNISCPNVADGLIFGCNAVLANKLVARVRQATRLPLIPKLSPNVTDVAEIARALAEGGADALSLINTLIGMAIDVRSRRPKLGNVTGGLSGPAIRPIAVRMVWEVARAVKLPLIGMGGIMTADDALEFLIAGATAVAVGTANFTSPSSATRVIDGIEAYLIDHKIKRVTDLIGSLDLTGTPREVAGGSR, encoded by the coding sequence ATGAAACCTGTCGTGAGCCGCGTCAAACGACCAGACCTGCGCGTGACTGTTGCCGGCATCTCCATGCGGAACCCGGTAATGACCGCCTCCGGGACTTTCGGCTATGCTCAGGAGTTTGAGTCGTACCTGGATCTCTCACGCCTGGGAGCCATCGTGGTCAAGACCATCACGCTGCACCCTCGCGTCGGAGCCCAGCCTTCCCGGATTGTCGAGACCCCGGCCGGGATGCTGAACGCAATCGGCCTTCAGAATGTTGGCATCGAGGCCTTCCTCAGAGAGAAACTTCCCTATCTTATCGGGCTTGGGCCCCCCGTCATCGTCAATATCGCCGGGGAGTCGGTCGAGGACTATGTTGAGCTGGCGAAGCGGCTGAGCGATCAGGAGGGAGTCAGCGGGATCGAATTGAACATCTCGTGTCCCAACGTGGCTGATGGCTTGATTTTTGGCTGCAATGCTGTGCTGGCCAACAAACTGGTCGCGCGCGTGCGACAGGCTACTCGACTTCCACTCATTCCAAAGCTCTCCCCGAACGTCACTGATGTTGCTGAGATTGCCAGAGCGCTGGCAGAGGGTGGGGCCGACGCGCTCTCCCTCATCAACACGCTGATCGGTATGGCCATCGACGTACGAAGCCGGCGGCCGAAGCTCGGCAACGTGACCGGCGGGCTCTCCGGCCCCGCCATCCGGCCGATCGCTGTCCGAATGGTGTGGGAGGTAGCGCGAGCGGTGAAGCTGCCGCTCATTGGGATGGGTGGGATCATGACGGCGGACGACGCGCTCGAGTTCCTTATCGCGGGGGCCACGGCAGTGGCGGTTGGGACGGCCAACTTCACCTCACCAAGCAGTGCTACACGGGTCATTGATGGGATCGAAGCGTATCTAATCGACCACAAGATCAAACGTGTAACCGATCTCATTGGCTCCCTGGATCTCACCGGTACCCCGCGGGAGGTAGCAGGGGGATCAAGGTGA
- a CDS encoding aminotransferase class IV, with amino-acid sequence MAAKDAMNAIVYLNGRYVQAERAKVSAFDRGFSYGDGLFETIRAYAGWVFGLERHLARLKKGADQIGIPFEDDVGEWRQVMGQLLRRSSLRAADASLRLTVTRGPDVLGSLLPPDVPPSPTLLLVARPLYAGIAERQQVGIDAVMVHWGSPFNPLQIKSLGYLYNMLAMVQAQREGAQEALFVDRDNCVVEGATSNLFSFSKGVLTTPPLSSGLLPGITREVVIELTKKEGLILREAPLPLQDLLASEEAFLTGSLKEIMPLVAIDGNKIGTGSPGPVTQRLQRCYRTAVEEERTQGMRGAKPPTPPLRKGGTGGFEGCEMRGAKS; translated from the coding sequence ATGGCCGCAAAAGACGCAATGAACGCAATTGTCTATCTGAATGGGCGCTACGTGCAGGCCGAGCGGGCGAAGGTGTCGGCGTTCGACCGCGGGTTCTCGTATGGCGATGGCCTCTTCGAAACCATCCGAGCGTATGCCGGGTGGGTCTTTGGCCTTGAGCGCCACCTCGCTCGCCTCAAGAAGGGCGCCGATCAGATCGGGATTCCGTTCGAAGATGACGTTGGCGAGTGGCGGCAGGTGATGGGTCAACTGCTCCGGCGGAGTAGCCTGCGGGCCGCTGATGCCTCTTTGCGGTTGACGGTTACGAGAGGCCCGGACGTGCTCGGTTCCCTCCTGCCTCCCGACGTGCCCCCTTCACCCACGCTGCTGTTGGTCGCCAGGCCCTTGTATGCTGGGATCGCCGAACGTCAGCAGGTCGGGATCGACGCGGTCATGGTTCACTGGGGGAGCCCATTCAACCCACTCCAAATCAAGTCGCTTGGCTACCTCTATAACATGCTGGCGATGGTACAGGCGCAACGCGAAGGGGCTCAGGAGGCCCTGTTTGTCGATCGCGATAACTGCGTCGTCGAGGGGGCCACGAGTAATCTGTTCTCGTTCTCGAAGGGGGTGCTGACAACCCCTCCCTTAAGCTCGGGGCTCTTACCGGGCATTACGAGGGAAGTAGTAATCGAGCTCACGAAAAAGGAGGGCCTGATCCTCCGCGAGGCGCCTCTGCCGCTTCAGGACCTCCTCGCGTCCGAGGAGGCGTTCCTGACCGGCTCTCTGAAGGAGATCATGCCGCTTGTCGCAATCGACGGCAATAAGATCGGTACCGGAAGCCCCGGCCCTGTGACGCAACGTCTCCAAAGGTGCTACCGAACAGCCGTGGAGGAAGAGCGGACACAAGGGATGCGAGGTGCAAAACCCCCCACCCCCCCTTTACGAAAGGGGGGCACGGGGGGATTTGAAGGGTGCGAGATGCGAGGCGCGAAATCATGA
- the pabB gene encoding aminodeoxychorismate synthase component I codes for MDAMDAIIEEVPNPPAIADLFGLVAARPGSSLLDADPWATNHWRATCFGYDPFLTFSAKGQEITILREGRLSRLTGDPFRHLQTLLRQFGDITHVREFPAAGAIGYFGYDLRHHLEILPAVAVDDLGLPDCVIHFYDLLFWFEPGTGRLLVTSSGLPLPPGADRERRARERLQEGLDLIRQARLIARSTPPDLPHTEAPLESNMSKAYYFKALEAVLEYIAAGDIYQANISQRFATHFSGDPWALYRRLRTRFPASFGAYLHCGPFHVLSNSPERFLLVEGNRISTCPIKGTHPRGMTLEDDARIIGHLRRDPKERAEHVMIVDLERNDLGRICRVGSVHVEQFETIETYHTLHHMVSTVAGILDEGADPIDCLRATFPGGSITGAPKIRAMEVIDEVEPTARGLYTGAIGFIGFSGAMELNVAIRTAIVTGRRIYFQTGGGIVADSSPIREYEETLLKAETFFRTLGVGAGFGR; via the coding sequence ATGGACGCAATGGACGCAATAATAGAGGAAGTCCCAAATCCGCCCGCCATCGCGGATCTTTTTGGTCTGGTCGCCGCCCGGCCCGGTTCCAGTCTCCTGGATGCTGATCCTTGGGCTACCAATCACTGGCGGGCTACGTGCTTTGGTTATGATCCGTTCCTCACCTTCTCGGCGAAAGGGCAGGAGATCACCATCTTGCGGGAGGGTAGGCTAAGCCGACTCACCGGCGATCCATTCCGGCACCTTCAGACGCTTCTCCGGCAGTTTGGTGACATCACGCATGTTCGGGAATTTCCAGCAGCCGGCGCCATCGGCTACTTCGGTTACGACCTTCGACACCACCTCGAAATACTGCCGGCCGTGGCGGTGGACGACCTTGGGCTTCCGGACTGCGTGATCCATTTCTACGACCTCCTCTTCTGGTTCGAACCGGGAACGGGACGGCTTCTCGTCACCTCGTCCGGCTTGCCTCTCCCCCCCGGTGCCGACCGGGAGCGGCGAGCTCGGGAGCGGTTGCAGGAAGGCCTTGACTTGATCCGGCAGGCCCGGCTGATCGCTCGTAGTACGCCGCCTGATTTGCCGCACACCGAGGCTCCCCTCGAGAGCAACATGTCAAAAGCGTACTACTTCAAGGCGCTAGAGGCGGTGTTGGAATACATCGCGGCGGGTGACATTTATCAGGCCAACATCTCGCAGCGCTTCGCTACTCACTTTTCGGGCGATCCCTGGGCCCTCTACCGGCGCCTTCGGACCCGCTTCCCCGCGTCCTTCGGGGCGTACCTTCACTGTGGTCCCTTCCATGTGCTGTCCAACTCCCCGGAACGGTTCCTGCTGGTGGAGGGGAATCGGATCTCGACCTGCCCGATAAAGGGGACCCACCCTCGCGGGATGACGCTAGAGGATGATGCGCGCATCATTGGCCACCTGCGTCGCGATCCCAAGGAGCGCGCCGAACATGTGATGATCGTGGACCTGGAGCGAAACGATTTGGGTAGGATCTGTCGGGTCGGCTCTGTGCACGTGGAGCAGTTCGAGACGATCGAGACCTACCACACCCTCCACCACATGGTCTCAACCGTGGCAGGCATTCTCGATGAGGGGGCGGACCCGATCGACTGTTTGCGGGCCACCTTCCCTGGCGGCTCCATCACCGGAGCCCCCAAGATCCGCGCGATGGAGGTGATCGACGAAGTGGAGCCAACGGCTCGTGGCCTCTACACCGGGGCGATCGGGTTCATCGGGTTCTCCGGCGCGATGGAGCTGAACGTCGCTATCCGGACGGCCATCGTGACAGGCAGACGGATCTATTTTCAGACCGGCGGCGGGATCGTGGCCGACTCTTCGCCGATACGAGAGTACGAGGAGACGTTGTTAAAGGCCGAAACCTTCTTTCGGACCCTCGGCGTGGGCGCTGGTTTTGGAAGGTAA